Proteins encoded together in one Benincasa hispida cultivar B227 chromosome 1, ASM972705v1, whole genome shotgun sequence window:
- the LOC120073663 gene encoding 21 kDa protein-like: MAKPASLLLLLSILTIAATATATARNGGASNFIKSECSVATYPDLCVQSLSNFASTIQQNPRQLVQTALIVSLSRAQSTRSFVWKLTKFSGLKPREHAALKDCMEEVSDTVDRLNKSVEELKRVSGSKKKDFLWHISNVETWVSAAMTDENTCSDGFAGTALNGRIKSSVRARIVDVTRVISNALSLINKYAENQS; this comes from the coding sequence ATGGCGAAACCCGCCTCCCTTCTACTGCTCCTCTCCATTCTCACCATCGCCGCCACCGCCACCGCCACCGCCCGCAACGGCGGAGCTTCCAATTTCATCAAATCCGAGTGCAGCGTCGCTACTTACCCTGACCTATGCGTCCAATCCCTCTCAAATTTCGCCTCCACAATCCAACAAAACCCTCGCCAATTAGTCCAAACCGCTCTAATCGTGAGCCTCTCACGCGCTCAATCCACCCGATCTTTCGTCTGGAAACTGACGAAGTTCAGTGGACTGAAGCCGAGAGAGCACGCGGCTTTGAAGGACTGTATGGAGGAGGTCAGCGACACCGTAGATCGGCTGAACAAATCGGTGGAGGAGCTGAAGCGCGTTAGTGGATCGAAGAAGAAGGACTTCTTATGGCACATTAGCAACGTTGAGACTTGGGTGAGTGCCGCGATGACCGACGAGAACACTTGCTCTGATGGATTTGCCGGTACCGCGCTGAATGGAAGAATCAAGTCCTCGGTTAGGGCTCGCATTGTGGATGTTACTCGAGTTATTAGCAATGCCTTGTCTCTGATTAATAAGTACGCTGAAAATCAAAGTTAG
- the LOC120088373 gene encoding pentatricopeptide repeat-containing protein At4g25270, chloroplastic, which yields MLISLQLSISPSTSLLLFCSSKPKKSKKERKKLLHQKLLRISKAQENTDLPFPKSSSTPLLIHPKPFFQTKIQALDALLTDLETSVDNGLLFDPEIFSSLLEVCYQLRSIHHGIRIHRLIPTNLLRRNVGVSSKLLRLYASFGYMEIAHQVFDEMTKRNVSAFAWNSLISGYAELGLYEDALALYFQMEEEGVEPDHFTFPRVLKACGGIASLQIGEAVHRHVIRSGFAGDVFVLNALVDMYSKCGSIVRARKVFDQIVCKDTVSWNSMLTGYTRHGLLCEALDIFDQMIQEGYEPDSVALSTILSNISSLKFRLHIHGWVIRHGVEWNLSIANSLIVMYANCGKINRAKWLFQQMPQKDSVSWNSIISAHFNSPEALTYFEVMESLGVLPDSVTFVSLLSTCAYLGLVKEGGKLYSLMKGKYRIRPTTEHYACMVNLYGRAGLIEEAYRIITKAMEIEAGPTVWGALLYACYLHSNVDIAEIAAERLFELEPDNELNFELLMKIYGNAGRSEDEKRVKLMMAERGLDS from the coding sequence ATGCTGATTTCATTGCAACTGTCAATTTCACCCTCAACTTCGCTTCTTCTCTTCTGTTCTTCTAAACCCAAGAAATccaagaaagagagaaagaaactTCTTCACCAAAAACTTCTTCGCATAAGCAAAGCCCAAGAGAACACCGATCTCCCCTTCCCTAAATCCTCATCAACCCCTCTCTTAATCCACCCCAAACCCTTCTTCCAAACCAAAATTCAAGCCCTTGATGCTCTTCTCACTGACCTTGAAACTTCCGTCGACAATGGCCTCCTCTTTGATCCTGAGATTTTCTCTTCCCTTTTGGAAGTTTGCTACCAGTTACGATCCATCCACCATGGTATTCGGATTCATCGCTTAATACCCACCAATCTTTTACGGAGAAATGTGGGTGTTTCTTCTAAGCTTCTTCGTCTGTATGCTTCTTTTGGGTACATGGAAATTGCACACCAGGTGTTTGATGAAATGACTAAACGTAATGTCTCTGCATTTGCTTGGAATTCTCTTATTTCTGGATATGCTGAACTTGGTCTTTATGAAGATGCTCTGGCGCTTTACTTTCAAATGGAGGAAGAAGGTGTTGAACCTGACCATTTCACTTTTCCTCGTGTGCTCAAGGCCTGTGGTGGCATTGCGTCGCTTCAAATTGGAGAGGCAGTACACCGGCATGTCATTCGTTCAGGCTTTGCTGGAGATGTCTTTGTCCTCAATGCTTTAGTTGACATGTATTCCAAATGTGGTAGCATTGTAAGGGCTAGAAAAGTTTTTGATCAGATTGTCTGTAAGGATACAGTTTCTTGGAACTCAATGCTCACTGGTTACACACGCCATGGGCTTCTCTGTGAGGCATTGGACATCTTTGATCAAATGATTCAAGAAGGTTACGAGCCGGATTCAGTTGCTTTGTCCACCATTCTTTCTaacatttcatcattgaaattcAGATTACACATCCACGGATGGGTGATCCGACATGGAGTTGAATGGAATTTGTCCATTGCTAACTCCTTGATTGTCATGTACGCCAACTGTGGTAAGATTAACAGAGCAAAATGGCTGTTCCAGCAGATGCCTCAAAAAGACAGTGTCTCATGGAACTCCATAATCTCGGCTCATTTCAATTCCCCAGAAGCTTTGACATATTTTGAAGTGATGGAAAGCCTTGGTGTTTTGCCAGACTCTGTAACATTTGTGTCATTGTTATCAACTTGTGCCTATCTGGGCCTAGTGAAGGAAGGGGGAAAGTTGTATTCTTTGATGAAGGGGAAGTATAGAATAAGACCAACCACAGAACATTATGCTTGTATGGTGAATCTTTATGGGAGAGCAGGGCTGATTGAAGAAGCTTATAGAATCATAACGAAAGCGATGGAGATTGAGGCAGGTCCGACTGTATGGGGGGcgctgttgtatgcatgttatCTCCACAGCAATGTAGATATCGCCGAGATTGCTGCTGAAAGACTCTTTGAATTGGAGCCAGATAATGAGCTGAATTTTGAGCTTTTGATGAAGATTTATGGCAATGCCGGGAGATCGGAAGACGAGAAGAGAGTGAAATTAATGATGGCGGAACGAGGACTGGATTCGTAA
- the LOC120088381 gene encoding UMP-CMP kinase isoform X4, translated as MWRRVASVSHFTFAHKSIVNNKDVCKFKFWEAFTTEIPRKEKGGPGSGKGTQCVKIVENFGFTHLSAGDLLRREIASNSADGTMILNTIKEGKIVPSELTIRLIQKEMESSDNYKFLIDGFPRSEENRIAFEQIIGAEPDIVLFFDCPEDEMVKRVLNRNQGRVDDNIDTIKKRLKVFAALNLPVVEHYLEKGKLYKINAVGTVDEIYKQVYPVFASFNFEQQVRA; from the exons GATGTTTGTAAATTCAAGTTTTGGGAAGCATTTACCACTGAAATACCCAGAAAG GAAAAAG GTGGTCCTGGAAGTGGTAAAGGTACACAATGTGTGAAGATAGTTGAGAACTTTGGATTTACACATTTGAGTGCTGGAGATTTATTAAGGAGGGAGATAGCTTCTAACAGTGCAGATGG CACCATGATTCTCAACACTATTAAGGAAGGAAAAATAGTTCCTTCAGAATTGACTATCAGACTTATTCAAAAGGAAATGGAATCCAGTGACAATTATAAGTTTCTCATTGATGGGTTTCCACGGAGTGAGGAAAACCGGATAGCATTTGAACAAATT ATCGGGGCAGAACCAGACATTGTACTCTTCTTTGACTGCCCAGAAGATGAGATGGTGAAGCGGGTGCTCAATCGTAATCAG GGAAGAGTTGATGACAACATTGACACAATCAAGAAAAGGCTGAAAGTTTTTGCTGCATTAAATCTTCCTGTAGTCGAACATTATCTGGAGAAGGGAAAGCTTTACAAG ATAAATGCAGTTGGAACAGTGGATGAAATATACAAACAAGTTTATCCAGTTTTTGCATCATTCAATTTTGAG CAGCAGGTAAGAGCATGA
- the LOC120088381 gene encoding UMP-CMP kinase isoform X1 — protein sequence MWRRVASVSHFTFAHKSIVNNKDVCKFKFWEAFTTEIPRKEKGTFQSDKTPFITFVLGGPGSGKGTQCVKIVENFGFTHLSAGDLLRREIASNSADGTMILNTIKEGKIVPSELTIRLIQKEMESSDNYKFLIDGFPRSEENRIAFEQIIGAEPDIVLFFDCPEDEMVKRVLNRNQGRVDDNIDTIKKRLKVFAALNLPVVEHYLEKGKLYKINAVGTVDEIYKQVYPVFASFNFEQQVRA from the exons GATGTTTGTAAATTCAAGTTTTGGGAAGCATTTACCACTGAAATACCCAGAAAG GAAAAAGGTACCTTTCAAAGTGATAAAACACCATTCATAACTTTTGTATTAG GTGGTCCTGGAAGTGGTAAAGGTACACAATGTGTGAAGATAGTTGAGAACTTTGGATTTACACATTTGAGTGCTGGAGATTTATTAAGGAGGGAGATAGCTTCTAACAGTGCAGATGG CACCATGATTCTCAACACTATTAAGGAAGGAAAAATAGTTCCTTCAGAATTGACTATCAGACTTATTCAAAAGGAAATGGAATCCAGTGACAATTATAAGTTTCTCATTGATGGGTTTCCACGGAGTGAGGAAAACCGGATAGCATTTGAACAAATT ATCGGGGCAGAACCAGACATTGTACTCTTCTTTGACTGCCCAGAAGATGAGATGGTGAAGCGGGTGCTCAATCGTAATCAG GGAAGAGTTGATGACAACATTGACACAATCAAGAAAAGGCTGAAAGTTTTTGCTGCATTAAATCTTCCTGTAGTCGAACATTATCTGGAGAAGGGAAAGCTTTACAAG ATAAATGCAGTTGGAACAGTGGATGAAATATACAAACAAGTTTATCCAGTTTTTGCATCATTCAATTTTGAG CAGCAGGTAAGAGCATGA
- the LOC120088381 gene encoding UMP-CMP kinase isoform X2 — protein MWRRVASVSHFTFAHKSIVNNKDVCKFKFWEAFTTEIPRKEKGTFQSDKTPFITFVLGGPGSGKGTQCVKIVENFGFTHLSAGDLLRREIASNSADGTMILNTIKEGKIVPSELTIRLIQKEMESSDNYKFLIDGFPRSEENRIAFEQIIGAEPDIVLFFDCPEDEMVKRVLNRNQGRVDDNIDTIKKRLKVFAALNLPVVEHYLEKGKLYKINAVGTVDEIYKQVYPVFASFNFEQVRA, from the exons GATGTTTGTAAATTCAAGTTTTGGGAAGCATTTACCACTGAAATACCCAGAAAG GAAAAAGGTACCTTTCAAAGTGATAAAACACCATTCATAACTTTTGTATTAG GTGGTCCTGGAAGTGGTAAAGGTACACAATGTGTGAAGATAGTTGAGAACTTTGGATTTACACATTTGAGTGCTGGAGATTTATTAAGGAGGGAGATAGCTTCTAACAGTGCAGATGG CACCATGATTCTCAACACTATTAAGGAAGGAAAAATAGTTCCTTCAGAATTGACTATCAGACTTATTCAAAAGGAAATGGAATCCAGTGACAATTATAAGTTTCTCATTGATGGGTTTCCACGGAGTGAGGAAAACCGGATAGCATTTGAACAAATT ATCGGGGCAGAACCAGACATTGTACTCTTCTTTGACTGCCCAGAAGATGAGATGGTGAAGCGGGTGCTCAATCGTAATCAG GGAAGAGTTGATGACAACATTGACACAATCAAGAAAAGGCTGAAAGTTTTTGCTGCATTAAATCTTCCTGTAGTCGAACATTATCTGGAGAAGGGAAAGCTTTACAAG ATAAATGCAGTTGGAACAGTGGATGAAATATACAAACAAGTTTATCCAGTTTTTGCATCATTCAATTTTGAG CAGGTAAGAGCATGA
- the LOC120088381 gene encoding UMP-CMP kinase isoform X3, translated as MWRRVASVSHFTFAHKSIVNNKDVCKFKFWEAFTTEIPRKEKGTFQSDKTPFITFVLGGPGSGKGTQCVKIVENFGFTHLSAGDLLRREIASNSADGTMILNTIKEGKIVPSELTIRLIQKEMESSDNYKFLIDGFPRSEENRIAFEQIIGAEPDIVLFFDCPEDEMVKRVLNRNQGRVDDNIDTIKKRLKVFAALNLPVVEHYLEKGKLYKINAVGTVDEIYKQVYPVFASFNFEL; from the exons GATGTTTGTAAATTCAAGTTTTGGGAAGCATTTACCACTGAAATACCCAGAAAG GAAAAAGGTACCTTTCAAAGTGATAAAACACCATTCATAACTTTTGTATTAG GTGGTCCTGGAAGTGGTAAAGGTACACAATGTGTGAAGATAGTTGAGAACTTTGGATTTACACATTTGAGTGCTGGAGATTTATTAAGGAGGGAGATAGCTTCTAACAGTGCAGATGG CACCATGATTCTCAACACTATTAAGGAAGGAAAAATAGTTCCTTCAGAATTGACTATCAGACTTATTCAAAAGGAAATGGAATCCAGTGACAATTATAAGTTTCTCATTGATGGGTTTCCACGGAGTGAGGAAAACCGGATAGCATTTGAACAAATT ATCGGGGCAGAACCAGACATTGTACTCTTCTTTGACTGCCCAGAAGATGAGATGGTGAAGCGGGTGCTCAATCGTAATCAG GGAAGAGTTGATGACAACATTGACACAATCAAGAAAAGGCTGAAAGTTTTTGCTGCATTAAATCTTCCTGTAGTCGAACATTATCTGGAGAAGGGAAAGCTTTACAAG ATAAATGCAGTTGGAACAGTGGATGAAATATACAAACAAGTTTATCCAGTTTTTGCATCATTCAATTTTGAG TTATGA